The Cloeon dipterum chromosome 3, ieCloDipt1.1, whole genome shotgun sequence genome includes a region encoding these proteins:
- the pcs gene encoding SH3 domain-binding protein 5 homolog, giving the protein MNNSNAGDDSDSDLDPRIQEELENLNSQTDEINKLEVDLENANAYFRKLLTESTERLKELAKKYGSAVNKARPYHQAVAAAHQAQIECQEAALNFQKASQIHRAAKETVTLAEQRFISKQGDWTFDGTWQDVLNHATMKVTEAETQRSVAEKEHQLKAAAFIEAETLVKKLHSDSRFSILRSQSYFNEKEAFDKKLSEQKALVGRLQVEVAKAKQEYKAALGRLEVISDEIHFRRTKGPREPGVGAELVVEVVEEIAALGICENDKQSCDKIFIGDTGEMTKKAQDAGADEVQEALK; this is encoded by the exons ATGAATAACAGCAATGCAGGCGACGACAGTGACAGTGACCTGGACCCCAGGATTCAG gaGGAGCTTGAAAACCTCAACTCTCAGACGGACGAAATCAATAAGCTGGAGGTAGACCTGGAA AACGCAAATGCGTACTTTCGAAAATTATTGACTGAATCGACCGAGCGATTGAAGGAACTTGCCAAAAAGTATGGTTCGGCCGTGAACAAAGCCAGACCCTATCACCAGGCGGTGGCAGCTGCTCACCAAGCTCAGATTGAATGTCAAGAAGCTGCTCTAAATTTCCAAAAGGCTTCTc AAATTCACCGAGCGGCAAAGGAAACTGTGACACTAGCAGAACAGCGATTCATTAGTAAACAAGGAGACTGGACTTTTGATGGTACATGGCAGGATGTGCTCAACCACGCAACTATGAAG GTCACTGAAGCAGAGACTCAGAGATCAGTCGCTGAGAAAGAACACCAGTTGAAAGCTGCCGCATTTATAGAGGCTGAGACGCTGGTGAAAAAGCTGCACTCTGACTCGAGATTTTCAATTCTCAGATCTCAGtcttattttaatgaaaaagaggcctttgacaaaaaattaagcgaGCAAAAGGCTCTAGTGGGCAGATTGCAAGTTGAAGTAGCAAAAGCCAAACAAGAATACAAGGCTGCCCTGGGCCGACTTGAAGTCATCTCGGACGAAATCCATTTCAGACGCACCAAAGGCCCGCGAGAGCCTGGAGTTGGAGCTGAGCTCGTCGTGGAAGTTGTTGAAGAAATTGCTGCTCTGGGTATTTGCGAGAATGACAAG cAAAGctgtgacaaaatttttataggaGATACGGGGGAAATGACAAAGAAAGCTCAAGATGCTGGTGCAGATGAAGTTCAAGAAGCCTTGAAATGA
- the LOC135939159 gene encoding BRCA2-interacting transcriptional repressor EMSY-like, with product MAAWPMILDIPKSECSRILRRMELMAYASCISVLRAQGPLTKEKRLAIENLRKILHIKTDQHKTEVRRVVNDEMLTTIAEKLYGANTELDWAVEGRRLVPLVKRLEPITAYTPIANEVADMTHIINASLPPPREPSRSPTPETDDAEETMEEMEQAAPPPQPPPPPPPPQPVIPPPVQMPIKVLQTLHPTPAAAAAPVLPPHTHTVKVEKAATRKRRILSSEHTTQNIPPPSKIPYIPPTSTTSRTVSIPVGMSSPSTRLPNIPTAIRPSTSTASPKVLVVSSSQSSSTPSLLHRSLSVPMVKTVKSIGTGLMSTSSSPSTSSYQGSLGAPLLSAPRIRPKNMAPPTVLPKGRAGPIVIAQNLPGPSGMQLRPPPMVQTKPTLQPVHVKQDASGVKVISGSHKITPKPPTVSVTSGVNRVVSIASAPRINPVVTSSPQAIVSAPGTNQPTTLPTSMPSSVKPLTLNFPTAPNVQPKQNVILVKKGGSGGLASVPSQGNIAVSGPGRVVIQGTPNPPSAKMASAGDPTSSLAYLNLPHGSRQGNVFVLDLSQEQINKNSSLSEFLQTAGILTKPNKFEGIEDQHIVKEIVPTPGPSETKTVVKETQAKPVVAPPSKLKTKILRAVPTRAKTQEPSEYSIKLVSGRASVESASPMVQAKVVREIASKGTEPRIIKVDEVAKEVAPKKGAKEPPKIEVKLQPSIKPKQQDISLESEKIIVNLIEQMVEKSGTPEPTPSTAKPVVKVASEDSLQEFLTFKKSESGVTSNKVIAILQDEPSVNVEISAGLPNIDNTVEVKTVQEGDNKT from the exons ATGGCTGCTTGGCCGATGATTCTGGACATCCCTAAGTCTGAATGCAGCCGCATTCTTCGTCGCATGG AGCTCATGGCTTATGCTTCGTGCATCTCGGTGCTCAGGGCCCAGGGCCCGTTAACCAAGGAGAAGCGCCTGGCCATCGAGAACCTGCGGAAGATACTACACATTAAAACGGATCAGCACAAGACAGAGGTCCGCAGAGTGGTCAACGATGAGATGCTCACAACCATCGCTGAAAA GTTGTACGGTGCCAACACCGAGTTGGACTGGGCCGTGGAGGGTCGCAGGCTAGTGCCTCTGGTTAAGAGGCTCGAGCCCATCACCGCGTACACACCGATTGCCAACGAAGTGGCTGATATGACTCATATCATAAACGCGTCTCTGCCGCCACCACGGGAGCCCTCTCGTTCACCCA CTCCCGAAACAGACGATGCTGAGGAAACCATGGAAGAAATGGAGCAAGCGGCCCCACCGCCTCAACCTCCcccaccgccgccaccgccgcagccTGTCATTCCACCTCCAGTACAGATGCCCATCAAAGTTTTGCAAACTTTGCACCCTACTCCagctgcggctgcggcgccTGTGCTTCCTCCTCATACACATACG GTCAAGGTGGAAAAAGCAGCTACTAGAAAAAGGCGAATCCTTTCATCAGAACACACTACTCAAAACATACCTCCACCATCAAAG ATTCCATACATCCCACCAACATCAACTACATCTCGAACTGTGTCTATTCCTGTTGGAATGTCCAGTCCTAGTACCAGACTGCCAAATATCCCAACGGCAATTCGGCCAAGCACTTCCACAGCATCTCCTAAG GTATTAGTTGTCTCAAGCTCCCAGAGCTCGTCGACACCAAGCCTGCTGCACCGATCCCTTAGTGTCCCTATGGTGAAAACTGTCAAATCAATTGGGACTGGTCTCATGAGCACATCTTCGTCCCCAAGCACGTCCTCATATCAAG GTTCTCTGGGCGCACCACTCCTCAGCGCGCCTAGAATTCGGCCCAAAAATATGGCTCCTCCAACAGTTCTTCCTAAGGGCCGAGCTGGCCCGATTGTGATCGCCCAAAATCTGCCAGGGCCGTCAGGAATGCAGCTCAGACCGCCGCCAATGGTGCAAACCAAGCCCACATTGCAGCCGGTGCATGTTAAACAAGACGCCA GTGGCGTCAAAGTTATTTCTGGCAGTCACAAAATTACTCCCAAGCCGCCAACAG TTTCAGTTACAAGTGGTGTGAACAGGGTTGTGTCAATTGCGTCTGCTCCCAGGATTAATCCAGTGGTGACGAGCAGCCCTCAAGCCATAGTCTCTGCTCCTGGAACAAACCAACCAACt ACTTTGCCAACGTCCATGCCAAGTTCAGTGAAACCTCTGACGCTCAACTTCCCTACAGCTCCCAATGTGCAGCCCAagcaaaatgtaattttggttaaaaaaggaGGCAGTGGAGGACTGGCCTCAGTGCCGTCTCAAGGGAACATAGCTGTTTCAGGACCTGGCCGG GTCGTTATCCAAGGCACACCAAATCCTCCTAGTGCAAAAATGGCATCCGCTGGAGACCCTACCTCTTCTTTGGCTTATTTGAACCTCCCTCATGGCAGCAGACAG GGCAATGTGTTTGTTTTGGACCTGAGCCAGGAGCAAATTAACAAGAACAGCTCACTATCTGAGTTTCTTCAAACAGCTGGAATTCTTACCAAGCCAAACAAATTTGAAGGAATCGAGGACCAGCACATTGTCAAAGAAATTGTTCCTACTCCTG GGCCAAGTGAAACTAAAACAGTTGTCAAAGAAACTCAGGCCAAACCAGTGGTAGCTCCCCCTTCAAAG ctcaaaacaaaaatcctgcGTGCTGTCCCGACAAGAGCGAAAACTCAAGAGCCATcagaatattcaattaaactaGTGTCGGGTCGGGCGTCTGTGGAAAGCGCGTCTCCCATGGTGCAGGCCAAAGTGGTGCGCGAAATTGCTTCTAAAGGCACAGAACCTCGGATAATTAAAGTTGATGAGGTTGCCAAGGAGGTTGCCCCCAAAAAAGGGGCGAAAGAGCCCCCCAAGATCGAGGTCAAGCTGCAGCCATCGATCAAGCCAAAGCAGCAAGATATTTCCCTGGAGTCTGAAAAGATTATTGTCAACCTAATAGAGCAGATGGTTGAAAAGTCAGGCACTCCTGAACCAACTCCTTCAACAGCAAAGCCAGTCGTAAAAGTGGCCAGTGAGGATTCTTTGCAGG AATTCTTGACATTCAAGAAATCTGAAAGTGGTGTAACCAGCAATAAAGTCATTGCGATACTGCAGGACGAGCCTTCTGTCAATGTTGAAATTTCTGCTGGGCTTCCTAATATAGACAACACTGTAGAG gTGAAAACTGTTCAAGAAGGAGACAACAAAACATAG
- the Cbs gene encoding cystathionine beta-synthase-like protein — MAKCPLPGMDFDFIRPDQPSKCTWTKDADPASSPHTKRTVMDRDQILPNILHAIGRTPLVRLNHIPQSLGIKCEMYAKCEFMNPGGSVKDRIGFRMVEDAEEKGLLKPGYTIIEPTSGNTGIGLAMAAAVKGYRCIIVMPEKMSNEKVDTLRCLGAEIIRTPTAAAFDSPEGLIAVSQKLSKQIPNSVILDQYRNSGNPLAHYDTTVDEILSQTKNKVDMIVASAGTGGTITGIGRKLKERAPNCTLVGVDPMGSILAQPEELNKSDVTFYEVEGIGYDFIPTVLDRTVVDTWQKTIDKESLPMARRLIKDEGLLCGGSSGAVMAAALKAAKTLKEGQHCVVLLPDGIRNYMTKFVSDSWMIARDLISNAPENAPWWWYNPVSSLGSITPRSLSLNDSVQTAVKTLKETGFDYLPVVDESGTIIGVVSTTNLTNRLVNHKLKVDDKLTSVLVRQFRKVKPSTNIGHVSHILEKDPFVLVVDDNDRPSGVITPIDVLDYISNSADSAAAAVTNASI; from the exons ATGGCCAAATGCCCTCTTCCTGGAATGGATTTTGACTTCATCCGCCCTGACCAGCCGAGCAAGTGCACCTGGACCAAGGATGCTGACCCTGCCTCCTCCCCCCACACCAAACGGACAGT aatggaCAGGGaccaaattttgccaaatattCTGCACGCCATTGGAAGGACTCCACTTGTTCGGCTCAACCACATCCCCCAATCTCTTGGCATCAAATGCGAAATGT ATGCGAAATGCGAATTCATGAACCCTGGAGGCAGCGTGAAGGACCGAATTGGTTTCCGAATGGTGGAAGATGCTGAGGAGAAAGGCCTCTTGAAGCCAGGCTACACCATCATTGAGCCGACTTCTGGAAACACTGGAATCGGTCTCGCTATGGCAGCTGCGGTCAAGGGCTACAGGTGCATCATAGTGATGCCAGAGAAAATGAGCAATGAAAAGGTGGACACGCTGAGGTGCTTGGGCGCCGAAATTATCAGGACTCCGACTGCTGCCGCCTTTGACTCTCCTGAGGGCCTCATTGCCGTTTCTCAAAAGCTGAGCAAACAGATTCCAAACTCGGTCATTCTTGATCAG tatcGCAACTCAGGGAACCCTCTGGCTCACTACGACACAACTGTGGACGAAATTTTGTCCCAGACCAAGAACAAAGTGGACATGATTGTAGCTTCAGCCGGAACAGGCGGGACCATTACAGGCATTGGACGCAAGCTGAAGGAGCGCGCACCAAACTGCACCTTGGTGGGTGTCGATCCCATGGGCTCAATACTTGCTCAGCCTGAGGAGCTCAACAAGAGCGACGTGACTTTCTATGAAGTGGAAGGAATTGGCTATGACTTCATTCCTACCGTTCTtg ACCGGACTGTTGTGGACACATGGCAGAAAACCATAGACAAGGAGTCACTGCCCATGGCTCGGAGGCTGATCAAGGACGAAGGCCTCCTTTGCG gtGGAAGCAGCGGAGCTGTTATGGCTGCTGCTCTGAAAGCAGCGAAAACTCTGAAGGAGGGACAGCACTGTGTGGTCCTGCTGCCAGATGGAATCCGCAACTACATGACTAAGTTTGTCAGTGACTCCTGGATGATTGCTCGCGACTTAATTTCTAACGCGCCTGAAAATGCTCCTTG GTGGTGGTACAATCCAGTGTCGAGTCTTGGAAGCATCACACCCCGCTCACTTTCTCTCAATGATTCCGTGCAGACGGCAGTGAAAACTTTGAAGGAGACAGGATTTGACTATCTGCCTGTTGTTGACGAGAGTGG AACCATCATTGGAGTTGTTTCTACCACCAACCTGACTAACCGACTCGTCAACCACAAACTCAAGGTGGATGACAAGCTGACCAGTGTGCTCGTCCGCCAGTTCCGCAAGGTCAAACCCAGTACTAACATTGGCCACGTGTCTCATATCTTGGAAAAGGATCCCTTTGTCCTGGTTGTGGACGACAATGACCGGCCTAGTGGCGTCATCACTCCCATTGATGTGCTCGACTACATCAGCAACTCGGCAgacagcgcagcagcagcagttacCAACGcttccatttaa